A single Mixta calida DNA region contains:
- the gspE gene encoding type II secretion system protein GspE has product MNSANLRLQEICRQYQALLIKEDAATITVAVAGAPSPLMLEALQFTGQRQISVERWPQARLEQLRGMPAKAEEAQIPSASVTALVDQLLLQAFQRRASDIHIEPGADGMRVRLRIDGVMQPLQSISDTQQAPLLARLKILANLDIAERRLPQDGQFSVSVQDEAIAFRLATLPVHNGEKAVIRLLQSASQALTLAQLGMQPAALACFCRALAQPQGLILVTGPTGSGKTHTLYSGLSHLNQPGKNLCSVEDPVEIPLAGVNQTQINPRAGLDFQRVLRALLRQDPDVIMLGEIRDSESAEIAVKAAQTGHLVLSTLHTNSPVETLTRLGQMGIPGYLLASALRLVIAQRLVRRLCPHCRSPAEKIDDLPAHLWSGSLQNWQATGCDHCFSGYYGRLALFELLAINSELQTAIAADAGSETLNALAQRQDLNSLLVEGLHAVDRGDTSLAEVYRVIGVEHG; this is encoded by the coding sequence ATGAACAGCGCTAACCTTCGCCTACAGGAGATTTGCCGCCAGTATCAGGCATTGCTGATCAAAGAAGATGCGGCGACGATTACGGTGGCGGTTGCCGGCGCGCCATCGCCCTTGATGCTGGAGGCGTTGCAGTTTACCGGTCAGCGTCAGATATCGGTAGAACGTTGGCCGCAGGCGCGGCTTGAGCAGCTGCGCGGCATGCCAGCGAAGGCAGAAGAAGCGCAGATACCGTCAGCCTCCGTTACGGCGCTGGTTGACCAACTGCTGCTGCAGGCGTTTCAACGCCGCGCCTCCGATATCCATATTGAACCCGGCGCGGATGGCATGCGGGTGCGGCTGCGTATTGACGGCGTAATGCAGCCATTACAGAGCATCAGCGATACGCAGCAGGCGCCGCTGCTTGCGCGCCTTAAGATCCTCGCTAACCTGGATATCGCCGAGCGCCGTCTGCCCCAGGATGGGCAATTCAGCGTCAGCGTGCAGGATGAAGCGATTGCGTTCCGTCTCGCCACCCTGCCGGTTCACAACGGCGAAAAAGCGGTGATCCGTTTGCTGCAGAGCGCATCGCAGGCGTTGACGCTGGCGCAACTGGGGATGCAGCCCGCCGCGCTCGCCTGTTTTTGCCGCGCGCTGGCCCAGCCGCAGGGGCTGATTCTGGTGACCGGCCCGACCGGCAGCGGCAAAACCCATACGCTCTATAGCGGTCTTAGCCACCTTAACCAGCCGGGAAAAAATTTGTGCAGCGTTGAAGACCCGGTGGAAATTCCGCTGGCGGGCGTTAATCAAACGCAGATCAATCCACGCGCCGGGCTTGATTTTCAACGCGTGCTGCGCGCCCTGCTACGCCAGGACCCGGATGTGATTATGCTGGGCGAAATTCGCGATAGCGAAAGTGCGGAGATCGCGGTAAAGGCGGCGCAAACCGGTCATCTGGTGCTTTCTACGCTGCATACCAACTCCCCTGTCGAGACGCTAACGCGCCTCGGACAGATGGGCATTCCGGGTTATCTGCTGGCTTCCGCGCTGCGGCTGGTGATTGCGCAACGGTTGGTGCGTCGCCTTTGCCCGCACTGCCGCTCGCCGGCGGAAAAAATTGATGACCTGCCTGCGCATCTCTGGTCCGGCAGCCTGCAAAACTGGCAGGCTACCGGCTGCGATCACTGCTTTTCCGGCTACTACGGCCGGCTGGCGCTGTTTGAGCTGCTGGCGATTAACAGTGAACTGCAAACGGCTATCGCCGCGGACGCCGGTAGCGAGACGTTGAATGCGCTGGCGCAGCGGCAGGATCTAAACAGCCTGCTGGTAGAAGGGCTGCATGCGGTCGATCGCGGCGATACATCGCTGGCGGAAGTGTATCGCGTGATAGGCGTGGAACATGGCTAA
- the ppdD gene encoding prepilin peptidase-dependent pilin: protein MRQQGFTLIELMIVIGIVAILSAIGIPAYQNYLQKAALTDMLQTMLPYKTAVELCAVEHGATTNCSAGSNGVPAAKRSRYVASVSVTAGAIALTGQESLNGLKVTLTPQWQSNEGQMNWQRSCDSTNAGLQDACRAVFRFDDDEVKP, encoded by the coding sequence ATGAGACAACAAGGTTTTACGCTGATTGAATTGATGATTGTGATTGGCATCGTGGCGATACTCAGCGCTATCGGCATACCCGCTTACCAGAACTACCTGCAGAAGGCCGCCCTGACCGATATGCTGCAAACGATGCTGCCTTATAAAACGGCGGTTGAGCTCTGTGCGGTTGAACATGGCGCAACGACAAACTGTAGCGCAGGTAGCAACGGCGTGCCGGCGGCGAAGCGTTCGCGCTATGTGGCTTCCGTCAGCGTAACGGCGGGCGCGATCGCGCTTACCGGCCAGGAGAGTCTGAATGGCCTGAAGGTCACCCTTACCCCACAATGGCAAAGCAATGAAGGCCAGATGAACTGGCAGCGCAGCTGTGACAGCACTAACGCTGGCTTGCAGGATGCATGCCGTGCGGTGTTCCGCTTCGATGACGATGAGGTTAAGCCATGA
- the nadC gene encoding carboxylating nicotinate-nucleotide diphosphorylase yields the protein MTQRRYNPENRRAALLSRIKDDIPGAVALALREDLGGEANAENDITASLLPADKQAQATVITREAGVFCGKRWVEEVFIQLGNQAQLTWRVADGDAIEAGQTLFEVSGPARLLLTAERTALNFVQTLSGVASEVSRYVSLLEGTQTRLLDTRKTLPGLRTALKYAVLCGGGENHRLGLSDAFLIKENHIIASGSIQLAVEKALWLHPDVPVEVEVETLNELEQALAAGADIVMLDNFSVEQMREAVSINQGRALLEVSGNVTDQTLRSFAETGVDYISVGALTKHVRALDLSMRFR from the coding sequence ATGACACAGCGACGTTACAACCCTGAAAACCGACGCGCGGCTCTGCTTTCACGCATTAAAGATGATATTCCTGGCGCCGTGGCGCTGGCTTTGCGAGAAGATCTCGGCGGCGAGGCCAACGCTGAAAACGATATTACCGCCAGCCTGCTTCCTGCTGATAAGCAGGCGCAGGCGACAGTGATTACACGCGAAGCCGGTGTTTTCTGTGGTAAACGCTGGGTGGAGGAAGTCTTTATTCAGCTGGGGAATCAGGCGCAGCTCACCTGGCGCGTTGCGGATGGCGATGCGATCGAGGCGGGACAAACGCTGTTTGAAGTTTCCGGTCCGGCGCGTCTGCTGCTCACCGCTGAACGCACCGCGCTCAACTTCGTGCAGACGCTTTCCGGCGTCGCCAGCGAAGTCAGCCGCTACGTCAGTCTGCTGGAAGGCACGCAGACCCGCCTGCTGGATACGCGTAAAACGCTGCCGGGGCTGCGTACCGCTCTGAAATACGCCGTGCTGTGCGGCGGCGGGGAAAACCATCGCCTCGGACTCTCGGACGCCTTTCTCATTAAGGAGAACCATATTATCGCCAGCGGCTCCATTCAGCTGGCGGTGGAAAAGGCGCTCTGGCTGCATCCCGATGTGCCGGTCGAAGTGGAAGTCGAAACGCTGAATGAGCTGGAGCAGGCGCTGGCGGCTGGCGCCGATATCGTTATGCTCGATAACTTCTCCGTTGAACAGATGCGCGAAGCGGTCAGCATCAACCAGGGTCGGGCGCTGTTGGAAGTCTCCGGCAACGTCACCGACCAGACGCTGCGTAGCTTCGCAGAAACCGGCGTTGATTACATTTCGGTAGGGGCGCTGACCAAGCATGTGCGGGCGCTGGATCTCTCCATGCGCTTCCGCTAA
- the coaE gene encoding dephospho-CoA kinase (Dephospho-CoA kinase (CoaE) performs the final step in coenzyme A biosynthesis.) — protein sequence MPYTVALTGGIGSGKSTVAQAFAQHGVDIIDADVIARQVVEPGQPALAEIAAHFGPSVLLADGSLNRAALRQTIFNAPAEKTWLNQLLHPLIHAETRRQIMAARSPWCLWVVPLLVENRLEKLADRVLVVDVDPAVQITRTIARDRVTREQAEKIIAAQATREARLAVADDIIENSGRPEEVAPLVAELHQCYLALARATKQD from the coding sequence ATGCCTTACACCGTTGCGCTGACCGGCGGGATCGGCAGTGGAAAAAGCACCGTCGCCCAGGCCTTCGCACAGCATGGCGTGGATATTATTGATGCCGACGTGATTGCGCGTCAGGTGGTGGAGCCTGGACAACCCGCGTTGGCGGAGATAGCGGCGCACTTTGGCCCTTCTGTTCTTCTGGCGGACGGCTCGCTGAATCGCGCTGCATTGCGCCAAACGATATTCAACGCGCCAGCGGAAAAAACCTGGCTCAATCAACTGCTGCATCCGCTGATCCATGCAGAGACACGGCGGCAAATTATGGCGGCCCGCTCCCCCTGGTGCTTATGGGTAGTGCCGCTGCTGGTGGAAAATCGTCTGGAAAAACTGGCCGATCGGGTGCTGGTGGTGGATGTCGATCCTGCGGTTCAGATTACGCGCACCATCGCCCGCGATCGCGTCACGCGCGAACAGGCCGAAAAAATTATTGCCGCTCAGGCCACACGCGAAGCGCGTCTGGCCGTGGCGGATGACATTATTGAAAACAGCGGGCGTCCTGAAGAAGTGGCGCCGCTGGTCGCCGAACTGCATCAGTGCTATCTGGCGCTGGCCAGAGCGACAAAACAGGATTAA
- the yacG gene encoding DNA gyrase inhibitor YacG translates to MSKDVTKVACPTCGRTVIWGEESPFRPFCSKRCQLIDLGEWAAEEKRIPSSNDLTDSDDWSEEDIQRH, encoded by the coding sequence ATGAGTAAAGATGTCACGAAAGTCGCCTGTCCGACCTGCGGCAGAACGGTCATCTGGGGAGAAGAGAGTCCGTTTCGTCCGTTTTGCAGTAAGCGCTGCCAGCTAATCGATCTGGGAGAGTGGGCCGCTGAGGAAAAACGTATCCCCAGCAGCAACGATCTCACCGACAGCGATGACTGGAGTGAGGAAGACATTCAGCGTCACTGA
- the secA gene encoding preprotein translocase subunit SecA codes for MLIKLLTKVFGSRNDRTLRRMRKAVEIINKMEPDFEKLSDDELKAKTQEFRARLEKGETLDSLIPEAFATVREASKRVFGMRHFDVQLIGGMVLNDRCIAEMRTGEGKTLTATLPAYLNALTGKGVHVVTVNDYLAQRDAENNRPLFEFLGLSVGINLPGMPAPAKREAYAADITYGTNNEYGFDYLRDNMAFSPEERVQRKLHYALVDEVDSILIDEARTPLIISGPAEDSSELYIKVNKIIPRLIRQEKEDSDTFQGEGHFSVDEKARQVHLTERGLVSIEELLVQEGIMAEGESLYSPNNIMLMHHVTAALRAHALFTRDVDYIVKDGEVIIVDEHTGRTMQGRRWSDGLHQAVEAKEGVEIQNENQTLASITFQNYFRLYEKLAGMTGTADTEAFEFSSIYKLDTIVIPTNRPMVRKDLPDLVYMTEKEKIDAIIEDIRERTANGQPILVGTISIEKSEVVSNELTRAGIKHNVLNAKFHAREADIVAQAGQPGAVTIATNMAGRGTDIMLGGSWQAEVAALENPTEDQIAAIKADWKKRHDAVLASGGLHIIGTERHESRRIDNQLRGRSGRQGDPGSSRFYLSMEDALMRIFASDRVTNMMRKLGMKPGEAIEHPWVTKAIANAQRKVESRNFDIRKQLLEYDDVANDQRRAIYSQRNELLDASDVSETINSIREDVFKSTIDSYIPPQSLEEMWDVDGLEERLKNDFDLELPIKQWLDKEPELHEETLRERILEQAKEVYLRKEEVVGAEMMRNFEKGVMLQTLDSLWKEHLAAMDYLRQGIHLRGYAQKDPKQEYKRESFAMFAAMLESLKYEVISTLSKVQVRMPEEVEAMEAQRREEAERLAQQQQLSHVDDETQAAAALAAETGERKVGRNDPCPCGSGKKYKQCHGRLA; via the coding sequence ATGCTGATTAAGTTATTAACCAAAGTTTTTGGTAGCCGCAACGATCGTACGCTGCGTCGCATGCGTAAAGCGGTAGAAATCATCAACAAAATGGAGCCGGATTTTGAAAAGCTCAGCGATGATGAACTGAAAGCGAAGACCCAGGAATTCCGCGCCCGCCTGGAAAAGGGCGAGACGCTAGACAGTCTGATCCCGGAAGCGTTCGCGACCGTGCGTGAAGCCAGTAAACGCGTGTTCGGCATGCGTCACTTTGATGTCCAGCTGATCGGCGGCATGGTGCTGAACGATCGCTGCATCGCTGAAATGCGCACCGGTGAAGGTAAAACCCTGACCGCGACGCTGCCTGCTTATCTGAACGCCCTGACCGGCAAAGGCGTGCACGTCGTTACCGTGAACGACTACCTGGCGCAGCGCGATGCGGAAAACAACCGTCCGCTGTTTGAATTCCTCGGCCTCTCCGTCGGCATCAACCTGCCGGGCATGCCGGCGCCCGCCAAGCGTGAGGCCTATGCCGCCGACATCACCTACGGCACCAACAACGAATATGGCTTCGATTACCTGCGCGACAATATGGCGTTCAGCCCGGAAGAGCGCGTACAGCGTAAGCTGCACTATGCGCTGGTGGATGAGGTCGACTCTATTCTGATCGACGAAGCCCGTACGCCGCTGATCATCTCCGGCCCGGCGGAAGACAGTTCTGAGCTTTATATCAAAGTAAACAAAATCATTCCGCGCCTGATCCGTCAGGAAAAAGAAGATTCCGACACCTTCCAGGGCGAAGGTCACTTCTCTGTGGACGAAAAAGCGCGTCAGGTGCATCTCACCGAGCGCGGCCTGGTCTCTATTGAAGAGCTGCTGGTGCAGGAAGGCATTATGGCGGAGGGCGAGTCGCTCTATTCGCCGAACAACATCATGCTGATGCACCATGTCACCGCCGCGCTGCGCGCCCATGCGCTGTTTACCCGCGACGTAGATTACATCGTTAAAGATGGCGAAGTGATCATTGTCGATGAGCATACCGGGCGCACCATGCAGGGTCGTCGCTGGTCTGATGGCCTGCATCAGGCGGTGGAAGCGAAAGAGGGCGTCGAGATTCAGAACGAAAACCAGACGCTGGCTTCCATTACCTTCCAGAACTACTTCCGTCTCTATGAGAAGCTGGCCGGTATGACCGGTACTGCTGATACCGAAGCTTTTGAATTCAGCTCGATCTACAAGCTGGACACCATCGTTATCCCCACCAACCGTCCAATGGTGCGTAAGGATCTGCCGGATCTGGTCTACATGACCGAGAAGGAGAAGATCGATGCGATCATCGAAGATATTCGCGAGCGTACGGCGAACGGCCAGCCGATCCTGGTGGGCACCATCTCCATCGAAAAATCGGAAGTGGTCTCTAATGAACTGACGCGCGCCGGCATCAAGCACAACGTGCTGAACGCCAAATTCCACGCGCGTGAAGCGGATATCGTCGCGCAGGCGGGTCAGCCTGGCGCGGTCACCATCGCCACCAACATGGCAGGCCGTGGTACCGATATTATGCTGGGCGGCAGCTGGCAGGCCGAAGTCGCAGCGCTGGAAAACCCGACCGAAGATCAAATCGCCGCTATCAAGGCGGACTGGAAAAAACGCCACGACGCGGTGCTGGCGTCCGGCGGTCTGCATATTATCGGCACCGAGCGTCATGAATCGCGCCGTATCGATAACCAGCTGCGCGGCCGTTCCGGTCGTCAGGGCGATCCAGGTTCTTCCCGCTTCTACCTGTCGATGGAAGATGCGCTAATGCGTATTTTCGCCTCCGATCGCGTTACCAATATGATGCGCAAGCTGGGCATGAAGCCGGGCGAAGCGATCGAACATCCGTGGGTAACCAAGGCGATTGCTAACGCGCAGCGTAAAGTTGAAAGCCGTAACTTTGATATTCGTAAGCAGCTGCTGGAATATGATGACGTCGCTAACGATCAGCGTCGCGCCATCTACTCACAGCGTAATGAATTGCTGGACGCTTCCGACGTCAGCGAAACCATCAACAGCATCCGCGAAGATGTCTTCAAGAGCACTATCGACAGCTACATTCCGCCGCAGTCGTTGGAAGAGATGTGGGATGTGGACGGTCTGGAAGAGCGCCTGAAAAACGACTTCGATCTTGAGCTGCCGATTAAACAGTGGCTGGACAAAGAGCCGGAGCTGCATGAAGAGACGCTGCGCGAGCGCATCCTTGAGCAGGCGAAGGAAGTCTATCTGCGTAAAGAAGAAGTGGTCGGCGCCGAGATGATGCGCAACTTCGAAAAAGGCGTGATGCTGCAAACCCTGGATTCCCTGTGGAAAGAGCACCTGGCGGCGATGGACTATCTGCGTCAGGGCATCCATCTGCGTGGCTATGCGCAGAAAGATCCGAAGCAGGAATACAAGCGTGAATCCTTCGCTATGTTCGCCGCTATGCTGGAATCGCTGAAGTATGAAGTGATCAGCACGCTGAGCAAGGTGCAGGTGCGCATGCCGGAAGAAGTGGAGGCGATGGAGGCGCAGCGTCGTGAAGAAGCTGAGCGTCTGGCGCAGCAGCAGCAGCTAAGCCACGTTGATGATGAAACGCAGGCCGCCGCCGCGCTGGCCGCCGAAACCGGCGAACGCAAAGTAGGGCGCAACGACCCGTGCCCGTGCGGTTCCGGCAAAAAGTACAAGCAGTGCCACGGTCGTCTGGCCTGA
- the hofC gene encoding protein transport protein HofC, translating to MANCRLWRWQAMNQQGELVEGCWLGENEQAVMTKMAALQLMPLSCKAGKYFRARDWKTRQKVALMHQLATLLKAGLTLSTGLHLLSEGEPHPGWRALLAALQEEVEQGTPFSIALAKWPGIFPPLYAALMKVGELTGQLDRCCAQLASQQERQMRLQKKVVTALRYPLFILLIALTVAGGMLLLVLPEFVAIYQAFNAPLPAFTAAVLTLSAGLQRLFAPLALIMAGLLGFWRYQRKRRPEWQRNEQRCLLRLPLLSKLWRGSLLSQIFAILTLTQQAGLPLLQGLQAVEQTLTPRLWRDAIRQLQTQIAEGTPLHQAIADSALFTSLCRQLIKVGEEAGALDDLLARLAQWHESQTHELADTLATTLEPVMMLITGAIVGTLVVAMYLPIFSLGEVMN from the coding sequence ATGGCTAACTGTCGCCTCTGGCGCTGGCAGGCGATGAATCAACAGGGTGAGCTGGTGGAAGGATGCTGGCTGGGGGAAAACGAGCAGGCCGTCATGACGAAAATGGCGGCGCTGCAACTTATGCCGCTTTCCTGCAAGGCGGGCAAATATTTCCGCGCCCGTGACTGGAAGACGCGTCAGAAAGTCGCCCTGATGCATCAGCTGGCGACGCTGCTGAAGGCTGGCCTGACGCTCTCTACCGGGTTACATCTGCTGAGCGAAGGCGAACCTCATCCCGGCTGGCGTGCCCTGCTGGCAGCGTTGCAGGAAGAGGTTGAACAGGGAACACCTTTTTCCATAGCGCTGGCGAAATGGCCTGGTATTTTCCCTCCTCTTTACGCCGCGCTGATGAAGGTCGGCGAGTTGACCGGCCAGTTAGATCGCTGCTGCGCTCAACTGGCCAGTCAGCAGGAACGGCAGATGCGGTTACAGAAAAAGGTAGTTACCGCGCTGCGCTATCCGCTGTTCATTTTATTGATCGCGCTGACGGTAGCTGGCGGTATGCTGTTGCTGGTGCTGCCGGAGTTCGTCGCCATCTATCAGGCATTCAACGCGCCGCTGCCTGCCTTTACCGCCGCCGTACTGACGCTCTCGGCGGGACTGCAACGGCTGTTTGCGCCGTTGGCGCTCATCATGGCCGGCCTGCTTGGTTTCTGGCGCTATCAGCGTAAACGACGGCCTGAATGGCAGCGAAACGAACAGCGTTGCCTGCTGCGGCTACCGTTGCTTTCGAAACTGTGGCGCGGCAGCTTGCTCAGCCAGATATTCGCCATCCTGACCCTTACCCAGCAGGCAGGATTGCCGCTGCTGCAGGGGCTCCAGGCGGTAGAGCAAACGCTGACGCCCCGGCTGTGGCGCGACGCGATACGGCAGCTGCAGACGCAGATTGCGGAAGGAACGCCGCTGCATCAGGCGATCGCTGACAGCGCCCTGTTCACTTCGCTCTGTCGGCAGCTGATAAAAGTAGGGGAAGAAGCAGGCGCGCTGGATGATTTGCTGGCCCGTCTGGCGCAGTGGCATGAAAGCCAGACGCATGAGCTGGCTGATACGCTGGCGACCACGCTGGAACCGGTAATGATGCTGATTACCGGCGCCATTGTCGGTACGCTGGTGGTCGCCATGTATCTGCCCATCTTCAGCCTGGGCGAGGTAATGAATTAG
- the zapD gene encoding cell division protein ZapD, translating into MSKIVLFEHPLNEKMRTWLRIEFLLQQLQACANITDYLTALTFFRNISELLDVFERGELRTEMLKELERQQQKLLAWCDVPGVDTERVEALRRQLKSRAGELMAAPRIGQSLREDRLIALVRQRLSIPGGCCSFDLPTLHVWLHLDQPLRDAQVASWMGSLDPLRQALFMILELIRQSGVFRHQTSLNGFYQDNAEGADLLRLQLTLEDNLYPQVSGHKTRYAIRFLPLDSERGEVPARLDFELACC; encoded by the coding sequence ATGAGCAAAATCGTTCTTTTCGAGCATCCGTTAAATGAAAAAATGCGCACCTGGCTGAGGATTGAGTTTCTGCTGCAACAGCTTCAGGCTTGTGCCAATATTACCGATTACCTGACCGCCCTGACCTTTTTCCGCAATATCAGCGAGCTGCTGGATGTGTTTGAGCGCGGCGAGCTGCGCACTGAGATGCTGAAAGAGCTGGAGCGTCAGCAGCAAAAACTGCTGGCCTGGTGCGACGTGCCCGGCGTGGATACCGAACGGGTGGAAGCGCTGCGTCGACAGCTGAAAAGCCGCGCCGGGGAACTGATGGCGGCGCCGCGCATTGGCCAGTCGCTGCGCGAAGATCGCCTGATTGCGCTGGTGCGTCAGCGCCTGAGCATTCCCGGCGGCTGTTGCAGTTTCGATTTGCCGACGCTGCATGTCTGGCTGCATCTCGATCAGCCGCTGCGCGATGCGCAGGTCGCCAGCTGGATGGGCTCGCTCGATCCGCTGCGTCAGGCGCTGTTTATGATTCTGGAGCTGATCCGTCAGTCCGGCGTTTTCCGCCATCAGACCAGCCTGAACGGTTTTTATCAGGATAACGCCGAGGGCGCTGACCTGCTGCGTCTGCAACTGACGCTGGAGGACAATCTTTATCCGCAGGTATCGGGCCATAAAACCCGTTACGCGATCCGTTTTCTACCGCTTGACAGCGAGCGTGGTGAAGTGCCGGCACGTCTCGATTTCGAGCTGGCCTGTTGTTAG
- the ampD gene encoding 1,6-anhydro-N-acetylmuramyl-L-alanine amidase AmpD, with protein sequence MELKEGWLTDVRQVPSPHFNIRPDEETPSLLVVHNISLPPGEFGGPWIDALFTGTLDPAAHPYFADIAHLRVAAHCLIRRDGEIVQYVPFDKRAWHAGLSCWQGRENCNDFSIGIELEGTDTLAYTDAQYQALQEITRLLMQHYPITPARITGHSDIAPERKTDPGPAFDWTRFLRGLPETASLHLPERNA encoded by the coding sequence ATGGAGTTAAAAGAGGGCTGGCTGACGGACGTGCGCCAGGTGCCTTCACCGCATTTCAATATCCGCCCGGATGAGGAGACGCCCAGCCTGCTGGTGGTGCATAACATCAGCCTGCCGCCCGGCGAGTTCGGCGGCCCCTGGATCGATGCGCTGTTTACCGGCACACTTGATCCGGCCGCCCATCCTTATTTCGCCGATATCGCTCACCTGCGCGTCGCTGCGCACTGTCTGATCCGACGCGACGGCGAAATCGTGCAGTACGTGCCTTTCGATAAGCGCGCCTGGCACGCCGGCCTTTCCTGCTGGCAGGGGAGGGAAAACTGCAATGATTTTTCTATCGGCATTGAGCTGGAAGGCACCGATACGCTCGCCTACACCGATGCGCAGTATCAGGCGTTGCAGGAGATAACGCGCCTGCTGATGCAGCATTATCCGATTACGCCCGCACGTATAACCGGGCACAGTGATATCGCGCCGGAACGCAAGACCGATCCGGGTCCCGCGTTTGACTGGACGCGCTTTCTGCGCGGTCTGCCGGAGACCGCCAGCTTACATTTACCGGAGCGGAATGCATGA
- a CDS encoding GMP reductase → MRIEEDLKLGFKDVLIRPKRSTLKSRSQVELSRQFTFKHSGIAWSGVPIIAANMDTVGTFRMAEALASFDILTAVHKHYSVDEWRAFVQRVPEQVLQHVMVSTGTSDADFDKLKAVLALSPALNFICIDVANGYSEHFVEFLQRAREACPDKTICAGNVVTGEMVEELILSGADIVKVGIGPGSVCTTRVKTGVGYPQLSAVIECADAAHGLGGQIVSDGGCSVPGDVAKAFGGGADFVMLGGMLAAHDECEGHIVEENGEKFMLFYGMSSESAMKRHVGGVAEYRAAEGKTVKLPLRGPVDATARDILGGLRSACTYVGAERLKELTKRTTFIRVAEQENRVFNR, encoded by the coding sequence ATGCGTATTGAAGAAGATTTAAAACTGGGTTTCAAAGATGTTTTAATCCGCCCGAAACGTTCTACCTTAAAAAGCCGTTCACAGGTAGAGCTGAGCCGTCAGTTTACTTTCAAACACTCCGGCATCGCCTGGTCTGGCGTTCCGATCATCGCCGCCAATATGGATACCGTAGGTACCTTCCGCATGGCTGAAGCGCTGGCCAGCTTCGATATCCTTACTGCGGTGCACAAGCATTACAGCGTTGACGAATGGCGCGCATTTGTCCAGCGCGTGCCGGAGCAGGTGCTGCAACATGTGATGGTCTCCACCGGCACTTCCGACGCCGACTTCGACAAGCTAAAAGCGGTGCTGGCGCTGTCGCCTGCGCTGAATTTTATCTGTATCGACGTAGCGAACGGTTACTCCGAGCATTTCGTTGAATTCCTGCAGCGGGCGCGTGAAGCCTGCCCGGATAAAACGATCTGTGCGGGCAACGTCGTGACCGGCGAGATGGTCGAAGAGCTGATCCTCTCCGGTGCGGATATCGTCAAGGTGGGTATCGGTCCCGGTTCGGTTTGCACCACGCGCGTAAAAACCGGGGTAGGTTATCCGCAGCTTTCCGCCGTGATTGAGTGCGCCGATGCCGCGCATGGTCTGGGCGGGCAGATCGTTAGCGACGGCGGTTGTTCGGTGCCGGGCGACGTCGCCAAAGCGTTCGGCGGCGGCGCGGATTTCGTTATGCTCGGCGGTATGCTGGCTGCGCACGATGAATGCGAAGGGCATATTGTTGAAGAGAACGGCGAAAAATTCATGCTGTTTTACGGCATGAGTTCCGAATCCGCCATGAAACGTCACGTGGGCGGCGTTGCGGAATACCGTGCGGCCGAAGGCAAAACGGTTAAGCTGCCGCTGCGCGGCCCGGTTGACGCGACGGCGCGCGATATTCTCGGCGGCCTGCGTTCCGCCTGTACCTATGTCGGCGCGGAACGCCTGAAGGAACTGACCAAGCGCACCACCTTTATTCGCGTAGCGGAGCAGGAAAACCGCGTTTTTAACCGCTAA